One window of Phycisphaeraceae bacterium genomic DNA carries:
- a CDS encoding heavy metal-binding domain-containing protein encodes MNNVPLDLLFEFGWVLVLLIVGLSAGRIAEIRHLKRLRIAEAEVLAPMLVTDLRTFPMCGREHTSEANAPALVSGESVISSDYFKTFVSMLKKIIGGELRTLETLMSRARREAVLRMARQARALGYDAICNVRIESTDIGGSAATSKRVMTMVCVVASGTAYKRGA; translated from the coding sequence GTGAACAACGTACCGCTTGACCTTCTCTTCGAGTTCGGCTGGGTGCTCGTCCTGCTCATCGTCGGGCTGAGCGCGGGACGCATCGCCGAGATCCGCCACCTGAAGCGTCTGCGCATCGCCGAGGCGGAGGTGCTCGCGCCGATGCTCGTCACGGACCTGCGCACGTTCCCGATGTGCGGGAGGGAGCACACGAGTGAGGCGAACGCGCCCGCGCTGGTCTCCGGAGAGTCGGTGATCTCCAGCGATTACTTCAAGACGTTCGTGTCGATGCTCAAGAAGATCATCGGCGGCGAACTGCGGACGCTCGAGACGCTGATGTCGCGTGCGCGGCGTGAGGCCGTGCTGCGCATGGCGAGGCAGGCGCGCGCTCTCGGGTACGACGCGATCTGCAACGTCCGCATCGAGAGCACCGACATCGGCGGGAGCGCAGCGACCTCGAAGCGCGTGATGACGATGGTGTGCGTGGTCGCGAGCGGCACGGCGTACAAGCGGGGCGCGTGA
- a CDS encoding DUF418 domain-containing protein translates to MNAPDTPIQPSNASPSPVPFSERIGAMDIARGFALLGILTVNFRFFSSPLGASFLPPGPDTPPLDSAWWFIVYTFGESKFYTLFSLLFGMGFIILTDRARSRRPESATPIALRRFGFLALLGFLHANLFWYGDILFVYAIGGLALLLVRRWKARTLAIVGAALILVAETFVMLSLLLGMLFANTPTSPAEPAPSAIVTPDQPNNDPKIEPTTDPDAQSEPVTTSSDSQTPAQISDPDAAKSKMPAPFRAMQQSPEGPQSPVWMEAETIAYQKGPYLDLAIFRSVTWLAMFVFVIPFMGPRILGLFLIGAALIRSDFFNQSRTRIHRTLIRVGLLVGLPAAALAASGKLFITPGDVTHPLNFVWQALYALGAIAIPFAILGGAALLANRAPASPGLARLLHPFACAGRLGLTNYLTQTLVATTTFYFYGFGLFGKVNGLWPIVFVLGLYGCQLVFSTLYLKRFAIGPAEWLWRTATYLRPVSFRHIKSE, encoded by the coding sequence ATGAACGCGCCGGACACTCCGATCCAGCCATCGAACGCCTCACCCTCACCTGTCCCCTTCTCCGAGCGGATCGGCGCGATGGATATCGCCCGCGGGTTCGCCCTCCTCGGCATCCTCACGGTCAACTTCCGCTTCTTCTCCTCGCCCCTTGGCGCATCGTTCCTGCCCCCCGGGCCGGACACGCCGCCGCTCGACAGCGCGTGGTGGTTCATCGTCTACACCTTCGGTGAATCCAAGTTCTACACCCTCTTCTCGCTCCTCTTCGGCATGGGCTTCATCATCCTCACCGATCGCGCCCGCTCGCGGCGACCCGAGAGCGCAACCCCGATCGCCCTCCGACGCTTCGGCTTCCTCGCACTCCTCGGATTCCTCCACGCCAACCTCTTCTGGTACGGCGACATCCTCTTCGTCTACGCCATCGGCGGGCTCGCACTCCTCCTCGTCCGTAGGTGGAAAGCCCGCACCCTCGCGATCGTCGGCGCGGCACTCATCCTCGTCGCCGAGACCTTTGTCATGCTCAGTCTGCTGCTCGGCATGCTCTTCGCCAACACACCAACTTCGCCCGCCGAGCCAGCCCCGAGCGCGATCGTCACGCCCGATCAGCCAAACAACGATCCAAAGATCGAGCCAACCACCGATCCAGACGCCCAGTCCGAGCCGGTCACCACATCCTCAGACAGCCAAACCCCCGCTCAAATCTCAGACCCCGACGCCGCCAAGAGCAAGATGCCGGCACCCTTCCGCGCGATGCAGCAATCACCCGAAGGCCCGCAATCGCCCGTGTGGATGGAAGCCGAGACCATCGCCTATCAGAAAGGCCCCTACCTCGACCTCGCCATCTTCCGCAGCGTCACCTGGCTCGCCATGTTCGTCTTTGTCATCCCCTTCATGGGGCCGCGCATCCTCGGACTCTTCCTCATCGGTGCCGCCCTCATCCGCTCCGACTTCTTCAACCAGAGCCGCACCCGCATCCATCGCACACTGATCCGCGTCGGGCTGCTCGTCGGGCTCCCCGCCGCGGCTCTCGCCGCATCCGGCAAACTCTTCATCACCCCCGGCGACGTCACCCACCCCCTTAATTTTGTGTGGCAGGCCCTGTACGCGCTGGGCGCGATCGCCATCCCCTTTGCCATCCTCGGCGGCGCGGCCCTGCTCGCCAACCGTGCCCCCGCCTCACCGGGCCTCGCCCGCCTCCTCCACCCCTTCGCCTGCGCCGGACGCCTCGGCCTGACCAACTACCTCACCCAGACCCTCGTCGCCACCACCACCTTCTACTTCTACGGCTTCGGGCTCTTCGGCAAGGTCAACGGACTCTGGCCCATCGTCTTCGTGCTCGGGCTCTACGGATGCCAGCTCGTCTTCAGCACGCTCTATCTCAAACGCTTCGCCATCGGCCCCGCCGAATGGCTCTGGCGCACGGCGACGTACCTCCGGCCAGTTTCTTTCCGCCACATAAAGTCCGAATAA
- a CDS encoding [LysW]-aminoadipate kinase, whose product MTLIIKIGGGEGISLSPILTELASLIRAEPALRVVLVHGGSHETNVLSERLGHPPRTITSPSGHTSRRTDRETLDIFTMVYCGRVNKSIVEHLQREGVNAVGLSGIDSAIWRGTRKAAIRAIEQGRTVIIRDDLSGTVDRVDADFLNLLLDAGRLPVLTPPAITDDGIAINVDADRAAARTAAALGADELLLLSNVPGVLRDPRDPGSLISRVDDTTIESARAAAAGRMKNKVLAAEEAMRGIGGRPVPRVVIGSANGESPIASARAGAGTTFHASPAGVA is encoded by the coding sequence ATGACACTCATCATCAAGATCGGCGGCGGCGAGGGCATCTCCCTCTCTCCGATCCTCACCGAACTCGCCTCACTCATCCGTGCCGAGCCCGCGCTTCGCGTCGTCCTCGTCCACGGCGGCTCGCACGAGACCAACGTCCTCTCTGAAAGACTCGGCCACCCGCCCCGCACCATCACCAGCCCCAGCGGCCACACCAGCCGACGCACAGACAGAGAGACCCTCGACATCTTCACCATGGTCTACTGCGGACGCGTGAACAAGAGCATCGTCGAACACCTCCAGCGCGAGGGCGTCAACGCCGTCGGACTCTCCGGCATCGACAGCGCGATCTGGCGCGGCACACGCAAGGCCGCCATCCGCGCCATCGAACAGGGACGCACCGTCATCATCCGCGACGATCTCAGCGGCACCGTCGATCGCGTCGACGCCGACTTCCTCAACCTCCTGCTCGACGCCGGACGCCTCCCCGTCCTCACGCCCCCCGCCATCACCGACGACGGCATCGCCATCAACGTCGATGCCGACCGCGCCGCCGCCCGCACCGCCGCCGCACTCGGCGCCGACGAACTCCTCCTGCTCAGCAACGTCCCCGGCGTACTCCGCGATCCGCGCGACCCCGGCTCACTCATCTCCCGCGTTGACGACACCACCATCGAATCCGCCCGCGCCGCCGCAGCGGGTCGCATGAAGAACAAGGTCCTCGCCGCGGAAGAAGCCATGCGAGGCATCGGAGGGCGCCCCGTTCCGCGCGTTGTCATCGGCTCAGCAAACGGCGAGAGCCCCATCGCATCGGCCCGGGCCGGCGCGGGAACAACCTTCCACGCCTCGCCTGCAGGTGTCGCATGA
- a CDS encoding putative toxin-antitoxin system toxin component, PIN family, with protein sequence MRAVIDTNVLMSGIFFGGVPGRVLAAWSNGRFELVATPLILGEYRRVSHELRARFSGIDIADILDLITLRAVLIDDSPIADGMCRDPDDDKFLSCALSCCAVIVSGDKDLFAADGSLGVRVVTAREFLATLE encoded by the coding sequence TTGAGAGCGGTCATCGACACGAACGTGCTCATGTCCGGCATCTTCTTCGGAGGCGTGCCCGGCAGAGTGCTCGCGGCGTGGTCGAATGGGCGGTTTGAGCTGGTTGCGACTCCGCTCATCCTCGGTGAGTATCGGCGTGTAAGCCACGAGCTCCGAGCGCGGTTCTCAGGCATCGATATCGCCGACATTCTCGATCTCATCACGCTCCGCGCCGTGTTGATCGACGACAGCCCGATTGCCGACGGCATGTGCCGCGATCCCGACGACGACAAGTTCCTCTCTTGCGCACTGTCGTGCTGCGCGGTCATCGTGAGCGGTGACAAGGACCTGTTCGCCGCAGACGGTTCGCTGGGCGTCAGGGTGGTCACGGCGCGAGAGTTCCTTGCGACGCTCGAGTAA
- the argC gene encoding N-acetyl-gamma-glutamyl-phosphate reductase, whose product MSIRVSIVGASGYTGGELLRLLLDHPGVELAAASSRSLAGQPLHRVHPNLRGRSDLLFTVPEEVPASDVLFLCMPHGQASREIDRWLDKAQTVIDLSADFRLRDPATYRAWYEEDHPAPARLASAVYGLPELHRREMRSGAQPARLISGVGCNATAMILALLPLARAGLIERAICDIKVGSSEAGAEPSAGSHHPERSGAVRSYAPVGHRHAAEVAQELSPLSGPFPLDVSITSIEMVRGVLCTAHVIPTRRVEMRDLWKTYRAAYASTTHPEPFVRLVAEKSGLHRLPDPKILAGSNYADVGFDIDPRSGRIVALCAIDNLMKGAAGSAVQCMNIAFGLDERAGLGFPGLHPC is encoded by the coding sequence ATGAGCATCCGTGTCTCCATCGTCGGCGCCAGCGGCTACACCGGTGGCGAGCTCCTCCGCCTGCTTCTCGACCACCCCGGCGTCGAACTCGCCGCCGCCTCTTCGCGCTCGCTCGCGGGCCAGCCCCTCCATCGCGTGCACCCCAACCTCCGTGGCCGCTCCGATCTGCTCTTCACCGTTCCCGAAGAAGTCCCCGCTTCCGACGTTCTTTTCCTCTGCATGCCCCACGGCCAGGCCTCGCGCGAGATCGATCGCTGGCTCGACAAGGCCCAGACCGTCATCGATCTCTCCGCCGACTTCCGCCTCCGCGACCCCGCAACCTACCGCGCGTGGTACGAGGAAGACCACCCCGCGCCCGCGCGGCTGGCCTCCGCCGTCTACGGACTCCCCGAACTCCACCGGCGCGAGATGCGCTCCGGCGCGCAACCCGCCCGCCTCATCAGCGGCGTCGGCTGCAACGCCACAGCGATGATCCTCGCCCTCCTCCCCCTCGCTCGCGCCGGACTCATCGAACGCGCCATCTGCGACATCAAGGTCGGCTCATCCGAAGCGGGCGCGGAACCCTCCGCCGGCTCGCACCACCCCGAGCGCTCCGGCGCAGTGCGCTCCTACGCGCCCGTCGGCCATCGCCACGCTGCGGAAGTCGCGCAAGAACTCAGCCCCCTCTCCGGCCCCTTCCCGCTCGACGTCTCGATCACCTCGATCGAGATGGTCCGTGGCGTCCTCTGCACCGCGCACGTGATCCCGACGCGCCGCGTCGAGATGAGGGACCTCTGGAAGACCTATCGCGCCGCCTACGCGTCCACCACGCACCCGGAGCCCTTCGTCCGCCTCGTCGCCGAGAAGTCCGGCCTGCATCGGCTCCCCGATCCCAAGATCCTCGCCGGTTCCAACTACGCGGATGTCGGCTTCGACATCGACCCGCGCTCCGGACGCATCGTCGCGCTCTGCGCCATCGACAACCTGATGAAAGGTGCCGCGGGCTCCGCCGTGCAGTGCATGAACATCGCCTTTGGCCTCGACGAACGCGCAGGGCTCGGATTCCCAGGATTGCACCCGTGTTGA
- a CDS encoding class I fructose-bisphosphate aldolase has protein sequence MAINVREVLGAEYDALMKHESKTIGKGALHLPGPDFVDRVASATDRNVNVLRNFQTILNTGRLAGTGYMSILPVDQGIEHSAGASFAPNPEYFDPENIVKLAIEGGCNAVASTVGVLGSVARKYAHKIPFLVKFNHNEMLTYPNIFKQSYFGSIKQCFEMGAMAVGATVYFGSETSREEIRYVSEMFEEAHAYGMVTVLWCYTRNNAFKVKGADGKSTDYHASADLTGQANHLGVTIQADIIKQKLPTNNGGYAALNTGGSSYGKWDKRVYTKLAGSDETGAGGHPIDLCRYQIINNYMGRAPLINSGGESKGASDMQEALWTAVVNKRAGGAGLISGRKAFQRPMKEGAGLLQAIQDVYLDKSITVA, from the coding sequence ATGGCCATCAACGTTCGCGAAGTTCTCGGCGCTGAGTATGACGCCCTGATGAAGCACGAGTCCAAGACCATCGGTAAGGGTGCGCTGCACCTGCCCGGCCCGGACTTTGTCGATCGCGTCGCGAGCGCGACGGACCGGAACGTGAACGTCCTGCGGAACTTCCAGACGATCCTGAACACGGGGCGTCTGGCGGGCACGGGGTACATGAGCATCCTGCCGGTCGATCAGGGGATCGAGCACTCAGCGGGCGCGTCGTTCGCGCCGAACCCGGAGTACTTTGACCCTGAGAACATCGTGAAGCTCGCGATCGAGGGCGGCTGCAACGCGGTGGCGAGCACGGTCGGCGTGCTCGGCTCCGTGGCGCGCAAGTACGCCCACAAGATCCCGTTCCTCGTGAAGTTCAACCACAACGAGATGCTGACGTACCCCAACATCTTCAAGCAGTCGTACTTCGGGTCGATCAAGCAGTGCTTCGAGATGGGGGCGATGGCGGTCGGCGCGACTGTGTACTTCGGCTCGGAGACCTCGCGCGAGGAGATCCGCTACGTCTCCGAGATGTTCGAGGAGGCGCACGCCTATGGCATGGTCACGGTGCTCTGGTGCTACACGCGGAACAACGCCTTCAAGGTGAAGGGCGCGGACGGCAAGTCGACGGACTATCACGCATCGGCGGACCTGACGGGCCAGGCGAACCACCTCGGCGTGACGATCCAGGCGGACATCATCAAGCAGAAGCTCCCCACCAACAACGGCGGCTATGCCGCACTCAACACCGGGGGCTCCTCCTACGGCAAGTGGGACAAGCGCGTGTACACGAAGCTGGCGGGGTCGGATGAGACCGGCGCGGGCGGGCACCCCATCGACCTCTGCCGCTACCAGATCATCAACAACTACATGGGCCGCGCACCCCTCATCAACTCCGGCGGCGAGTCCAAGGGCGCGAGCGACATGCAGGAAGCCCTCTGGACCGCGGTCGTCAACAAGCGTGCAGGCGGCGCGGGGCTGATCTCAGGCCGCAAGGCCTTCCAGCGTCCCATGAAGGAAGGCGCGGGCCTGCTCCAAGCGATCCAGGACGTCTACCTCGACAAGTCCATCACGGTGGCGTGA
- a CDS encoding YbjQ family protein: MIVVNTELVPGMRVVELKGLVQGNTVRAKHFGRDIAAGLKNIVGGELKGYTELLTESRRQAVERMMAQAQQLGANAILNVRFSTSSVTTGAAEMYAYGTAAVVQPEHA, from the coding sequence ATGATCGTCGTCAACACTGAGCTTGTGCCGGGGATGCGGGTTGTCGAGCTGAAGGGGCTGGTGCAGGGGAACACCGTGCGGGCCAAGCACTTCGGGCGTGACATCGCGGCGGGGCTGAAGAACATCGTCGGGGGTGAGCTCAAGGGGTACACCGAGTTGCTCACCGAGTCGCGCAGGCAGGCGGTCGAGCGGATGATGGCCCAGGCCCAGCAGCTCGGGGCCAACGCCATCCTGAACGTGCGCTTCAGCACCAGCAGCGTCACGACGGGTGCGGCGGAGATGTACGCCTACGGCACTGCGGCGGTCGTGCAGCCCGAGCACGCCTGA
- a CDS encoding AbrB/MazE/SpoVT family DNA-binding domain-containing protein, whose protein sequence is MVSVSTTQLSSKGQVVIPQEIRARLGLKAGSRFVVVAERGVVIFKTIDAPDLSGMDALLKRAKSQARKAGVKKSDVSKAIKRARSRD, encoded by the coding sequence ATGGTGTCTGTCTCCACAACGCAGTTGTCCTCCAAGGGTCAGGTTGTCATTCCGCAGGAGATCCGAGCTCGGCTCGGGTTGAAAGCGGGAAGTCGCTTCGTGGTCGTCGCCGAGCGAGGTGTCGTGATCTTCAAGACGATCGATGCCCCCGATCTCAGCGGCATGGATGCACTTCTCAAGCGTGCAAAGAGCCAGGCGCGCAAGGCGGGCGTGAAGAAGTCGGACGTAAGCAAGGCCATCAAGCGAGCGCGAAGCCGCGATTGA
- the lysX gene encoding lysine biosynthesis protein LysX yields MRLAILHTRLRTEERLLADAFTARGVTPDLIDLRQVMFDIERPEHWPEYDVVLDRTVSLTASLTTNRVLEHFGVRCINPADAIEICSDKLRTSMALVAAGIPTPRVTVATDADAAMTAIEAIGYPAVLKPTVGSWGRLLARVNDRDAAEAIVEHRATLGSVNHHVFYVQEHVDKPGRDIRVFVVGGEPIAAIVRTSAHWVTNTARGAKAAGLTVDPDLADICRRASRCVNADVVAIDILECPRRGYLVSELNHSMEFRNSIDTSGVDIPGLVADHALSIARSIANGRAPSRTPALAGAAR; encoded by the coding sequence ATGCGACTCGCCATCCTCCACACCCGTCTCCGCACCGAAGAGCGTCTCCTCGCCGACGCCTTCACCGCCCGGGGCGTCACGCCCGATCTCATCGACCTCCGCCAGGTCATGTTCGACATCGAACGCCCCGAGCACTGGCCCGAGTACGACGTGGTGCTCGACCGCACCGTCAGTCTCACCGCATCCCTCACGACCAATCGCGTGCTGGAGCACTTCGGCGTCCGCTGCATCAACCCCGCCGACGCAATCGAGATCTGCTCGGACAAGTTGCGCACGTCGATGGCGCTCGTCGCCGCCGGGATCCCCACACCCCGCGTCACCGTCGCGACCGATGCCGACGCCGCGATGACGGCGATTGAGGCGATCGGCTACCCCGCCGTGCTGAAGCCCACCGTCGGCTCATGGGGGCGCCTGCTCGCGCGTGTCAACGACCGCGATGCCGCCGAGGCGATCGTCGAGCATCGCGCCACGCTCGGCTCCGTCAACCACCACGTCTTCTATGTGCAGGAACATGTGGACAAGCCCGGGCGCGACATCCGCGTCTTCGTCGTCGGTGGCGAGCCGATCGCTGCGATCGTCCGCACGAGCGCCCACTGGGTCACCAACACGGCCCGGGGCGCCAAGGCCGCGGGCCTCACCGTCGACCCCGACCTCGCCGACATCTGCCGACGCGCTTCACGCTGCGTCAACGCCGACGTCGTCGCCATCGACATCCTCGAGTGCCCGCGCCGCGGCTATCTCGTCAGCGAACTCAACCACTCCATGGAGTTCCGCAACAGCATCGACACCAGCGGCGTCGACATCCCCGGACTCGTCGCCGACCACGCCCTCTCAATCGCCCGCTCCATCGCAAACGGACGCGCCCCCTCGCGCACGCCCGCACTCGCCGGAGCCGCCCGATGA
- a CDS encoding [LysW]-lysine hydrolase, with amino-acid sequence MSSATHTPAAQQPAHTSPAWSDDHALDTLHDLVAIPSVSNSERAAVERFVTHARALGMEAEIDEAGSGIATRRGDDPLAEIILLGHIDTVPGDIPVRIEGERTDHADTRILRGRGSVDAKGPLVAMLFAAARATLPPGVTLRVCAAVGEETPHSRGARHIARTFRPDACIIGEPSGSDGVTLGYKGRLLVHIDVAQPCHHSAGPGDSAPDVAHAAWARILELITSLNAANTAGDALPRAFDIIQSSLRSLASSSDGLTDRATLVGGFRLPRWIAPADLQSRIDSLLADTHGLTLRFEGHEHAHAVDRNDPVVRALSSAIRSLGATPRPKLKTGTADLNVVAPIWNCPIAAYGPGDSSLDHTPIEHLPVAEYLRAIRILTRAIESLASELLTTRAREPRA; translated from the coding sequence ATGAGCAGCGCCACACACACGCCCGCGGCGCAGCAGCCCGCCCACACCTCTCCCGCATGGTCCGACGACCACGCGCTCGACACGCTCCACGATCTCGTCGCCATCCCCAGCGTCAGCAACAGCGAGCGTGCCGCAGTCGAACGCTTCGTCACGCACGCCCGCGCGCTCGGCATGGAAGCAGAGATCGACGAGGCCGGCTCCGGCATCGCGACCCGACGCGGCGACGATCCCCTCGCAGAAATCATCCTCCTCGGCCACATCGACACCGTCCCCGGCGACATCCCCGTCCGCATCGAGGGCGAACGCACCGACCACGCCGACACCCGCATCCTCCGCGGCCGAGGCAGCGTCGATGCCAAGGGCCCGCTCGTCGCCATGCTCTTCGCCGCCGCCCGCGCAACCCTCCCGCCGGGCGTCACCCTCCGCGTCTGCGCCGCCGTCGGCGAAGAGACGCCCCACTCACGCGGCGCACGCCACATCGCACGCACCTTCCGCCCCGATGCATGCATCATCGGCGAGCCGAGCGGCTCCGACGGCGTCACCCTCGGTTACAAGGGCCGCCTCCTCGTCCACATCGATGTCGCTCAACCCTGCCACCACAGCGCAGGCCCCGGCGATTCCGCGCCCGACGTTGCGCACGCCGCGTGGGCACGCATCCTCGAACTCATCACATCACTCAACGCCGCGAACACCGCCGGTGATGCGTTACCGCGCGCCTTCGACATCATCCAATCCTCGCTCCGCTCGCTCGCGTCCTCCTCCGATGGCCTCACCGACCGCGCAACGCTCGTCGGCGGCTTCCGCCTGCCCCGCTGGATCGCGCCCGCCGATCTCCAATCCCGCATCGACTCTCTCCTCGCCGACACCCATGGCCTCACGCTCCGCTTCGAAGGCCACGAGCATGCCCACGCCGTCGATCGCAACGATCCCGTCGTGCGCGCCCTCTCCTCCGCGATCCGCTCGCTCGGCGCAACGCCCCGCCCCAAACTCAAGACCGGCACCGCCGACCTCAACGTCGTCGCGCCGATCTGGAACTGCCCCATCGCCGCCTACGGACCCGGCGATTCCTCCCTCGACCACACGCCGATCGAGCACCTCCCCGTCGCCGAGTATCTCCGCGCCATCCGCATCCTCACCCGCGCCATCGAGTCGCTCGCATCGGAGCTGCTCACCACCCGCGCCCGGGAGCCACGCGCATGA
- the lysW gene encoding lysine biosynthesis protein LysW yields MSSHTHTGTNQSVASPCPECEGPVRFDRPPLAGQVARCTDCGVELEVTSTSPLTLALAPEVEEDWGE; encoded by the coding sequence ATGTCCAGCCACACACACACCGGCACCAATCAGTCTGTCGCATCACCATGCCCCGAGTGCGAAGGACCCGTCCGCTTCGATCGCCCGCCCCTCGCCGGACAGGTCGCCCGCTGCACCGACTGCGGCGTGGAACTCGAGGTCACCAGCACCTCACCCCTCACTCTCGCCCTCGCCCCCGAAGTCGAAGAAGACTGGGGCGAGTAA
- a CDS encoding transposase: MDNASWRVLAASVRKLDRSPRGGRFTFTDADIVLTFLWAVLHRRPTSWACRRDAWPLWRRGRLPSPSRMSRRLRTTSVQALLAAAEAENLVSASGALVLALDGKALRVASHSGDRTATFGAWGLRGYKLHAICDLAGSIVSWRLTPMHCHEAVMAKRMMRDMELNGYVLADSNYDSVKLYELCACKGGQLVVPRKDCRVGRGVRRSGTHPDRRRAIDMLEQSMTGFGRGLLSLRRVIERVFARLEMTHHVGLIPPHVRGIERVRRWIQAIIILDRHTQAMKR; the protein is encoded by the coding sequence ATGGACAACGCGAGTTGGAGGGTGTTGGCGGCGAGCGTGCGGAAGCTGGATCGGAGCCCGCGTGGCGGTCGCTTCACCTTCACCGATGCGGACATCGTGCTGACCTTTCTCTGGGCCGTCTTGCACCGACGACCCACCTCCTGGGCGTGCCGACGCGATGCATGGCCGTTGTGGCGGCGTGGTCGATTGCCCTCGCCAAGCAGGATGAGCCGGCGGCTGAGAACCACCAGCGTCCAGGCGTTACTTGCCGCGGCGGAGGCGGAGAATCTGGTCTCTGCATCGGGAGCGTTGGTGCTGGCTCTTGACGGCAAGGCCCTGCGCGTCGCCTCGCACTCCGGAGACCGGACCGCGACCTTCGGCGCATGGGGACTGCGCGGCTACAAGCTCCATGCGATCTGCGATCTCGCGGGCTCGATCGTCTCCTGGCGTCTCACGCCCATGCACTGCCATGAAGCAGTGATGGCCAAGCGGATGATGCGAGACATGGAGTTGAACGGGTATGTGCTGGCCGACTCGAACTACGACAGCGTGAAGCTCTATGAACTCTGCGCGTGCAAGGGCGGACAACTGGTGGTTCCGCGGAAGGACTGCCGCGTGGGTCGCGGCGTGCGGCGGTCCGGAACGCATCCGGACCGCCGTCGAGCCATCGACATGCTGGAGCAGAGCATGACGGGCTTCGGCAGGGGCCTGCTGTCACTCCGGCGCGTGATCGAGCGTGTGTTTGCACGCCTGGAAATGACCCACCATGTGGGGCTTATCCCGCCGCACGTGCGCGGCATCGAGCGGGTCCGTCGATGGATCCAAGCCATCATCATCCTTGATCGACACACACAGGCAATGAAGCGATGA
- a CDS encoding PrsW family intramembrane metalloprotease: protein MANEPHIRSSGREVVGEKGSGCWRCGYSRVGIGQGTPCPECGSPAIRPVDAEPDESVWEEPTTSDALSGRVPDDAVTYARWLDARVAERDVGRSWSMTGLIALGAGPFAVVGAFAGAIWGGGQGFFGAIVLVVFGPIVEEVCKVALATYVVERKPYLFLSRTQILICAGAAGLVFSVIENLLYLHVYVRLPSAELVLWRWTVCVALHVGCSVLAGMGLASAWRDGMRDKRRPDLVPATRWLVGAIVLHGAYNALAIMLERGGVLF from the coding sequence GTGGCAAATGAGCCCCACATCAGATCGTCGGGGCGGGAGGTCGTCGGCGAGAAGGGGTCGGGGTGCTGGCGGTGCGGTTACAGCCGCGTGGGGATCGGGCAGGGGACGCCGTGTCCGGAGTGCGGGTCTCCGGCGATCCGGCCCGTGGATGCAGAGCCGGACGAGAGTGTGTGGGAGGAGCCGACCACGAGCGACGCGCTCTCCGGGCGCGTGCCGGACGATGCGGTGACGTACGCGCGCTGGCTCGACGCGAGGGTCGCCGAGCGGGATGTCGGGCGGTCGTGGAGCATGACGGGGCTGATCGCGCTTGGTGCGGGTCCGTTCGCGGTCGTGGGCGCGTTCGCGGGCGCGATCTGGGGCGGGGGGCAGGGGTTCTTCGGCGCGATCGTGCTGGTTGTCTTCGGCCCGATCGTTGAAGAGGTGTGCAAGGTCGCGCTGGCGACGTATGTGGTGGAGCGGAAGCCGTACCTGTTTCTGAGCCGCACGCAGATTCTGATCTGCGCCGGCGCGGCGGGGCTCGTGTTCTCGGTGATCGAGAACCTGCTGTACCTGCACGTGTACGTGCGTCTGCCCTCGGCGGAACTGGTGCTGTGGCGTTGGACGGTGTGTGTCGCGCTGCACGTGGGGTGCTCGGTGCTCGCGGGGATGGGGCTGGCGAGCGCGTGGCGCGACGGGATGCGCGACAAGCGTCGCCCGGATCTCGTGCCGGCGACGCGCTGGCTGGTCGGGGCGATCGTGCTGCACGGCGCGTACAACGCGCTGGCGATCATGCTGGAGCGAGGGGGCGTGCTCTTCTGA